A single window of Modestobacter italicus DNA harbors:
- a CDS encoding CynX/NimT family MFS transporter — protein sequence MTDRAQHGQRSRGGVVLLVVAIVVVALNQRPAVVGVAPVLTDLRADTGLSSALAGLLTTLPVLCFGAFAPVAPRLARRIGLETAVAASLLLLVAGIALRLLDPVWLLYGGSLVAGAAIAIANVLMPAYVKREFTRPGAVMGAYSASLNIGAAAAAGLTVPIGLALGAGWRVALASWLVLALIAVVLWVPVAGIRGTRTAPDDAGSWTLLRRPLARQVTAFLGLQSVQFYSVAAWLPTLLADAGVPVGEGGLLLAVSNVVGAAGALLAPAVAGRMRTQRSLVVAVLVAYVGGLTGLLVAPDSGTVVWVALFGLAQGSGFALALTLIVLRSATPLVAARLGGVAQCVGYLVAAAGPVVLGALHDATGAWGWPMGLLLVLLVPMGLAGWGASRDAVLDPDGALDEVLQDVPAGVRTAPRR from the coding sequence GTGACCGACCGCGCGCAGCACGGGCAGCGCTCGCGCGGCGGGGTGGTGCTGCTGGTCGTCGCCATCGTTGTGGTCGCGCTGAACCAGCGCCCCGCGGTGGTGGGCGTGGCGCCGGTGCTCACCGACCTGCGCGCCGACACCGGGTTGTCCAGCGCGCTGGCCGGCCTGCTCACCACCCTGCCGGTGCTCTGCTTCGGCGCCTTCGCCCCGGTGGCGCCCCGGCTGGCCCGCCGGATCGGGCTGGAGACGGCGGTGGCCGCGTCGTTGCTGCTGCTGGTCGCGGGGATCGCGCTGCGCCTGCTGGACCCGGTGTGGCTGCTCTACGGCGGGAGCCTGGTCGCCGGGGCGGCGATCGCCATCGCGAACGTGCTGATGCCCGCCTACGTCAAGCGCGAGTTCACCCGCCCCGGCGCGGTGATGGGCGCCTACTCCGCCTCGCTGAACATCGGCGCCGCCGCGGCCGCCGGGCTCACGGTGCCGATCGGGCTGGCGCTGGGCGCGGGCTGGCGGGTGGCGCTGGCGTCCTGGCTGGTGCTGGCGCTGATCGCGGTGGTGCTCTGGGTGCCGGTCGCCGGGATCCGCGGCACCCGGACCGCACCGGACGACGCTGGCTCGTGGACGCTGCTGCGGCGCCCGCTGGCCCGGCAGGTCACGGCCTTCCTCGGGCTGCAGAGCGTGCAGTTCTACTCGGTCGCCGCCTGGCTCCCGACCCTGCTGGCCGACGCGGGCGTGCCGGTCGGCGAGGGCGGTCTCCTGCTGGCCGTGTCGAACGTGGTAGGGGCCGCCGGCGCGCTGCTCGCGCCCGCGGTGGCCGGCCGGATGCGGACCCAGCGATCGCTCGTCGTCGCCGTCCTGGTCGCCTACGTGGGCGGGCTGACCGGGCTGCTGGTGGCGCCGGACTCCGGGACGGTCGTCTGGGTGGCGCTGTTCGGGCTCGCCCAGGGCAGCGGTTTCGCGCTGGCCCTCACGCTGATCGTGCTGCGCAGCGCCACCCCACTGGTGGCCGCCCGGCTGGGCGGTGTCGCGCAGTGCGTGGGTTACCTGGTCGCCGCCGCCGGGCCGGTCGTGCTCGGCGCGCTGCATGACGCGACGGGTGCCTGGGGCTGGCCGATGGGGCTGCTGCTGGTCCTGCTGGTGCCGATGGGCCTGGCCGGCTGGGGCGCGTCGCGCGACGCCGTCCTCGACCCCGACGGCGCCCTGGACGAGGTGCTCCAGGACGTTCCGGCCGGGGTGCGGACGGCGCCGCGGCGCTGA
- the hrpA gene encoding ATP-dependent RNA helicase HrpA, producing MTTPHDDLRSRLPALTLADEHRLGRRLDGTRRTKDPAARARQRERIAEDVAVAEERIARRRAAVPVLSYPEELPVSQRRDDIAAALRESQVVVVAGETGSGKTTQLPKILLELGRGVRGRIGHTQPRRIAARTVAERIAEEIGSPLGDVVGWKVRFTDEVGDRTLVKLMTDGVLLAEVQRDRMLRQYDTIIIDEAHERSLNIDFLLGYLARLLPRRPDLKLVITSATIDVDRIAKHFSYEGNEVPVVEVSGRTYPVEVRYRPVIDPDDPEADEDRDQVSAIVDACAELVAEGPGDVLVFLAGEREIRDTADALGERGFPHTEVLPLYSRLSAAEQHRVFAAHTGRRIVLATNVAETSLTVPGIKYVVDPGTARISRYSHRTKVQRLPIEPISQASARQRSGRCGRTSEGIAIRLYTEDDFDARPEYTDPEILRTNLASVLLQMASLELGDVADFPFIDPPDRRSVADGLALLEELGALDDAGRLTETGRSLAALPLDPRIARMVVEADRRGVLEEVLVIAAGLTVQDVRERPAEHQQAADELHRRFADENSDFLGLLNLWRYLAEQQDALSGNQFRRNVKREFLHYLRIREWQDLHGQLRGTARRLGMTTGALATEPDEKGVTASLLAGLLSQIGTQAEAPKGDKRPSREYVGTRNTRFVIAPGSPLAKKPPRWVVAAELVETSRLFARMVARIDPEVVERLADHLVKRQYSEPRWDAKRGSVVATERVTLYGLPLVVGRRVQYGSIDPVVSRELFIRHALVQGEWTTHHAFWAENARAIERVAELEERARRRDIRVDDETLFELYDARVPADVVSTRHFDRWWKQARRETPDLLTFTPEMLTNAAAAGQVQAEDYPDEVRLTQGLTLPLSYAFAPGAVEDGVTVDVPLGVLDTVAERTSGESLAFTVPGQRAELVTELLRSLPKQLRRGLVPIPDRVREVLPHIDPTEPLLPALERELRRATAVTIPPDAWQPAAVPAHLRATYRVLDDQQRPLAQGKDLTALRAQVAPQARASLARAASTYERTGQTAWTFGDLPATVEVQRGGHVVTAFPALVDEGTTVGVRVVPTEAEASRLAWRGARRLLVLAAGSPVKQVVKGLSPRTRLALQFNPDGEIPDLVADCVDAAADELIAAAGGPPRTQAAFEALVTTARAELPALTADAVRRVEAVLTQAREVAVAIGAAPGRRVPDAAIADLRRQMTGLLHRGFVADAGRRRLPDLVRYLTAMAYRLEKLPANAARDALWSAQVEAVTKEYEQLRARIPATGAPDDPVARVRWMVEELRVGLFAQTVGTPRPISEQRVYKAIDQLSA from the coding sequence CACCCCGCACGACGACCTCCGGTCGCGGCTGCCCGCGTTGACCCTCGCCGACGAGCACCGGCTCGGACGGCGGCTCGACGGCACCCGGCGCACCAAGGACCCCGCAGCCCGCGCCCGGCAGCGGGAGCGGATCGCCGAGGACGTCGCCGTCGCCGAGGAGCGCATCGCCCGCCGCCGCGCCGCCGTCCCGGTGCTCAGCTACCCGGAGGAGCTGCCGGTCAGCCAGCGGCGCGACGACATCGCCGCCGCGCTGCGCGAGTCGCAGGTGGTCGTGGTGGCCGGCGAGACCGGTTCGGGCAAGACCACCCAGCTGCCGAAGATCCTGCTGGAGCTCGGCCGCGGCGTCCGTGGCCGGATCGGGCACACCCAGCCGCGGCGGATCGCCGCCCGCACGGTGGCCGAGCGGATCGCCGAGGAGATCGGCTCGCCGCTGGGCGACGTCGTCGGCTGGAAGGTCCGGTTCACCGACGAGGTGGGCGACCGGACGCTGGTCAAGCTGATGACCGACGGCGTGCTGCTCGCCGAGGTGCAGCGCGACCGGATGCTGCGCCAGTACGACACGATCATCATCGACGAGGCCCACGAGCGGAGCCTCAACATCGACTTCCTGCTGGGCTACCTGGCCCGGCTGCTGCCCCGCCGTCCGGACCTGAAGCTGGTCATCACCTCCGCGACGATCGACGTCGACCGGATCGCCAAGCACTTCTCGTACGAGGGCAACGAGGTGCCCGTCGTAGAGGTCAGCGGGCGCACCTACCCCGTCGAGGTCCGCTACCGCCCGGTCATCGACCCCGACGACCCGGAGGCCGACGAGGACCGCGACCAGGTCAGCGCCATCGTCGACGCCTGCGCCGAGCTGGTGGCCGAGGGACCCGGGGACGTGCTGGTCTTCCTCGCCGGCGAGCGGGAGATCCGGGACACCGCCGACGCCCTGGGCGAGCGCGGGTTCCCGCACACCGAGGTGCTGCCGCTCTACTCCCGGCTGTCGGCGGCCGAGCAGCACCGGGTCTTCGCGGCGCACACCGGCCGGCGGATCGTGCTGGCCACCAACGTCGCCGAGACGTCGCTGACGGTGCCGGGCATCAAGTACGTCGTCGATCCGGGCACCGCACGCATCTCCCGGTACAGCCATCGCACCAAGGTGCAGCGGCTGCCGATCGAGCCGATCAGCCAGGCCTCGGCCCGGCAGCGCTCCGGCCGGTGCGGGCGCACCAGCGAGGGCATCGCGATCCGGCTCTACACCGAGGACGACTTCGACGCCCGCCCGGAGTACACCGACCCGGAGATCCTGCGCACCAACCTCGCCTCGGTGCTGCTGCAGATGGCCTCCCTCGAGCTGGGCGACGTCGCGGACTTCCCGTTCATCGACCCGCCGGACCGCCGCTCGGTCGCCGACGGGCTGGCGCTGCTCGAGGAGCTCGGCGCGCTCGACGACGCCGGCCGGCTGACCGAGACCGGCCGCTCGCTGGCCGCGCTGCCGCTGGACCCGCGGATCGCCCGGATGGTCGTGGAGGCCGACCGGCGCGGGGTGCTGGAGGAGGTGCTGGTCATCGCCGCCGGGCTCACCGTGCAGGACGTGCGCGAGCGGCCGGCCGAGCACCAGCAGGCCGCCGACGAGCTGCACCGCCGGTTCGCCGACGAGAACTCCGACTTCCTGGGCCTGCTCAACCTCTGGCGGTACCTGGCCGAGCAGCAGGACGCGCTCAGCGGCAACCAGTTCCGGCGCAACGTGAAGCGCGAGTTCCTGCACTACCTGCGGATCCGCGAGTGGCAGGACCTGCACGGCCAGCTGCGCGGCACCGCCCGCCGGCTCGGCATGACCACCGGCGCGCTGGCCACCGAGCCGGACGAGAAGGGCGTGACGGCGTCCCTGCTGGCCGGGCTGCTGTCCCAGATCGGCACCCAGGCCGAAGCGCCCAAGGGCGACAAGCGCCCGTCCCGGGAGTACGTCGGCACCCGGAACACCCGCTTCGTGATCGCGCCGGGCAGCCCGCTGGCGAAGAAACCGCCGCGCTGGGTGGTGGCCGCCGAGCTGGTCGAGACCAGCCGGCTGTTCGCCCGGATGGTGGCGCGGATCGACCCCGAGGTCGTGGAGCGGCTCGCCGACCACCTGGTGAAGCGGCAGTACAGCGAGCCGCGCTGGGACGCCAAGCGCGGCTCGGTGGTGGCCACCGAGCGGGTCACCCTCTACGGCCTGCCGCTCGTCGTCGGCCGGCGGGTGCAGTACGGCTCGATCGACCCGGTGGTCTCCCGCGAGCTGTTCATCCGGCACGCCCTCGTGCAGGGCGAGTGGACGACGCACCACGCCTTCTGGGCGGAGAACGCGCGGGCCATCGAGCGGGTCGCCGAGCTGGAGGAGCGCGCCCGGCGCCGGGACATCCGGGTCGACGACGAGACGCTGTTCGAGCTCTACGACGCGCGGGTCCCCGCCGACGTCGTCTCCACCCGGCACTTCGACCGGTGGTGGAAGCAGGCCCGCCGGGAGACCCCGGACCTGCTCACCTTCACGCCGGAGATGCTCACCAACGCCGCGGCGGCCGGGCAGGTGCAGGCCGAGGACTACCCGGACGAGGTGCGGCTGACCCAGGGACTGACCCTGCCGCTGTCGTACGCATTCGCCCCCGGCGCGGTCGAGGACGGCGTGACCGTCGACGTGCCGCTGGGCGTGCTGGACACCGTCGCCGAGCGGACGTCGGGGGAGTCGCTGGCGTTCACCGTGCCCGGTCAGCGCGCCGAGCTGGTCACCGAGCTGCTGCGCTCGCTGCCCAAGCAGCTGCGCCGCGGGTTGGTGCCCATCCCGGACCGGGTGCGCGAAGTGCTGCCGCACATCGACCCCACCGAGCCGCTGCTGCCGGCGCTGGAGCGCGAGCTGCGCCGGGCCACCGCCGTCACCATCCCGCCGGACGCGTGGCAGCCGGCCGCCGTCCCGGCCCACCTGCGCGCCACCTACCGGGTGCTCGACGACCAGCAGCGCCCGCTCGCCCAGGGCAAGGACCTCACCGCGCTGCGCGCGCAGGTGGCGCCGCAGGCGCGGGCCAGCCTCGCCCGGGCGGCGTCGACGTACGAGCGCACCGGCCAGACGGCCTGGACCTTCGGCGACCTGCCGGCCACGGTGGAGGTGCAGCGCGGCGGGCACGTGGTCACCGCGTTCCCGGCGCTGGTCGACGAGGGCACGACGGTCGGCGTCCGCGTCGTCCCGACCGAGGCCGAGGCGAGCCGGCTGGCCTGGCGCGGAGCCCGCCGGCTGCTCGTGCTGGCCGCCGGCTCACCGGTCAAGCAGGTGGTCAAGGGGCTCTCCCCGCGCACCCGGCTGGCGCTGCAGTTCAACCCCGACGGCGAGATCCCCGACCTGGTCGCCGACTGCGTGGACGCCGCCGCCGACGAGCTGATCGCGGCCGCCGGTGGGCCGCCGCGCACGCAGGCGGCCTTCGAGGCGCTGGTGACCACCGCCCGCGCCGAGCTGCCCGCGCTCACCGCGGACGCCGTGCGCCGGGTCGAGGCGGTGCTCACCCAGGCCCGCGAGGTGGCGGTGGCGATCGGTGCCGCGCCGGGACGGCGGGTGCCCGACGCCGCGATCGCCGACCTGCGCCGGCAGATGACCGGGCTGCTGCACCGCGGGTTCGTGGCCGACGCCGGACGCCGGCGGCTGCCCGACCTGGTCCGCTACCTCACCGCGATGGCGTACCGGCTGGAGAAGCTGCCGGCCAACGCCGCCCGGGACGCGCTCTGGTCCGCGCAGGTCGAGGCGGTGACGAAGGAGTACGAGCAGCTGCGGGCGCGCATCCCGGCCACCGGTGCGCCCGACGACCCGGTCGCCCGGGTGCGCTGGATGGTGGAGGAGCTGCGGGTCGGCCTGTTCGCCCAGACCGTGGGCACGCCCCGGCCGATCTCCGAGCAGCGGGTCTACAAGGCGATCGACCAGCTGTCGGCCTGA